DNA sequence from the Brevundimonas sp. NIBR10 genome:
CGCGGAAGGGGTGGAGAACACCAATTTCCGTCTCGAGACCTCAGCCGGGCGGTTCGTGCTGACCCTGTTCGAGGGGCGGACGGATGCCGCGTCCCTGCCGTTCTGCCTGGGGTTCACCGACCATCTGGGACAGGCGGGATTCCCGGCGGCGCGGCCGCTGAGGGATCGCGACGGCGAATGGATCGGGGTGCTGAACGGCCGGCCGGCGGCGATCGTCGAATGGCTGCCCGGCGCCTGGCTGAGGACGCCGTCGTCGGAGGATCAGGCGGCGGCCGGGGCGATGCTGGCCCGGCTGCATCTGGCTGGAGCGAGCTTTGAGGGGCGGCGGGTCAATCCGGTGGGCCGGGCCGCCTGGCGCGCCCTGGCGGATCGGTGCGCCAAGGGGCTGCAAGGAAGGCCCCGGGGCGAGGACCTGTCCATCCTGATCGGGGTCGAGGCGGCGCTGGCGCGGATCGGCGATCCGTTTACGGACGATCTGCCCACCGGCGCGATCCACGCCGACTATTTTCCGGACAATGTGCTGTTCGAGGACGGTGCGGTGTCCGGGGTGATCGACTTCTATTTCGGCTGCACCGGCCCCCTGGCCTATGATCTGGCCATCGCGCTCAGCGCCTGGGCGTTCGATGGCGAGGGCCGGCCGATCGCGGGCGCGGCGGAGGCCTTCCGGCGCGCATATGAGACGGTGCGGCCCCTGACGCGGGCCGAGGCGCTGGCCCTGCCGGGGCTGGGCGAGGCGGCGGCGGTGCGGTTCACCCTGACCCGCCTGCACGACCGCATCTTCCACGACCCGACCAAGCTGGTGACCCCCAAGGATCCGCAGGCCTTCTTCCGCCGTGTCGACTGGTGGCGGGTGGCCGAGGCGGCCTGAGTCCGGTCAGATACGGTCGGTTCCGCCTGCGCCGACCGGGGCGTAGGCTCCGGCCATGATCCACACAGGCAGTTTCGCAAAGCTGAAGGCCGCGTTCGTGGCGCAGTTCGAGCCGGATGGGCAGGGCTTCCTGTATCGTCGCAACCGGACCGGCCCTGCCGTTCGGCTGAACGCCGAGGAACACGCCGACTTCGTCTCTGGCTTCGCGCGGTCGTTGAGGCTGGCGGGATGGGCGGTCTTCGGCACAACCGTCTTCGTCGGTCTGACGGCAGGGGTCTGGTCGGCCTGGGCGGGCACCGACGTCCGGCCTTGGGCACCGCTCGGGGTCGGCGTCCTGCTGCTGGCGTTCGCCCTGATCGTGCTGTGGCTCTGGAACGCCCCCGCGCGACAACTGGCCTACAGGGTGCCGACGGCACCCGGCCTGTCGCGCGATGAGCGCAGGCGGCAGGCCCTTGCGCGCATCAACTACGGCGTGCTGGCCATGGGTCTGTTGGCCGTACCCTTCATGCTGTGGAACGCCTCGCGCGCGTGGGACATCCTGCACGGCTGGGGCCGGCTGTGGATCGTGGCGGGCGTCGCCCTGTTCGTCCTGATTGCCGTCCAGGCTTTCCGGAAATGGTGGTACGAGCGGGCCGGACGCTAGGCGCGGAACCCCCGCACGGCGGCCAGCGCGGCCTCGGGCGTACCCTCGATGATGGTCAGGCGTTCGGGGCGGTCGCCCAACTCGCGGATGACGCGCGGCGGGTCGGGGTCGAAGCCGAGAACGGGGGCGACATCCTTGCCGAACTTGGCCGCGTGGGCGGTGGACAAGGCGACGATGGGGCCGGTGCCGCGAGTCTGGCTGCGGGCCGCGTGCAGGGCCACGGCGGTGTGGGGGCAGACGACCCGTCCGTAGGCGGAGTAGGCGTGGGCGATCTCTGTGCGGGTGGTCGCCTCATCGACCGAGACGGCCGAGACCTCGGCGCGCAGGGCGGACAGCAGGGCGGCCGAGAGGGTGACCGAACCGTCGCGGGCGAAGGTTTCGAACACGGCGCGAGTAGTCCCCGCGTCGCGGCCGGAGGCTTCATAGACCAGCCGCTCGAAATTGGACGGGGCCTGGACGTCCATGGAGACCGACGCGGTCTCGACGGCGGCCTTGCGGGCATAGAGGCCGTCGTTGATGGCGCGGGCGAGGGCGTCGTTCTGGTTCACGGCGGCGACGAAGCCGGCGATCGGCAGACCCATCTTGCGCGCGGCGATCCCGGCGAATGCGTCGCCGAAATTGCCGGTGGGGACGACGAAGGTCGGTGCCCGTGTCTCGCCCTGCGCCGCCATCTGGGCGACGGCGGAGACGTAATAGGGGATCTGGCCTGCCAGACGGGCCCAGTTGATCGAGTTGACCGAGGAGAACCGGCCGCGCTCGCGCAGGGATTCCTCGGACAGCAGGCCCTTCACCAGCCGCTGGCAGTCGTCGAAATCGCCGTGGACGGCCAGGTTCAGGACGTTGTCGGCATCAACCGTGGTCATCTGGCGGCGCTGAACGGGCGAGACCCGGTCCAGGGGATGCAGCACGATCAGGTCGATGCGGGCCTTGTTGGCAAAGGCGTTAACGGCGGCGGCGCCCGTATCGCCGCTGGTCGCCGTCACCAGGGTCAGCCGCTCGCCGGACGCCGCCAGGGCCTCGTCGGCCAGGGAGGCGGCCAGCTGCATGGCCAGGTCCTTGAAGGCGGCGGTCGGGCCATGGAACAGCTCCAGCAGCCACAGGTCGTCCTCGAGCTGGACCAGGGGGGTGACGTCAGGATGGTCGAACCCGGCGACCAGTTTGGCCAGCGCCCGGTCGAGTGCGCCGTCTGGCAGGGCGTTTCCGACATAGGGGGCCATGGCCGCCGACGCGATCGCCGCATAGGTCTGGCCCGGAGCCCAGGCGGACGGGTTCAGCGTCGGCCAGGCCGTGGGCATATAGAGGCCGCCGTCCGGCGCCATGCCGCGCAGCAGGGCCTCGGCGAAGTCGGTCGGGGTCGTGTCTCCGCGCGTGGAGACATAGGTGTCGGGGCTCTGCGTCATGGGTGCGTTCCGTACCCAGTGGAAGCGGCGCCGTCACGCGAGAAAAGCCCGCTGCCGCTCGCAGTCGCGCTGGCCCGCGACGCTTTCGCCGGTGGCGCGCGGGGCGAATAGGGACCATCTGTGGACCATGAATCGCAGGACGCTTCTGGTCAGGCTCGGGTTGATGGGCGCGGCGGTGGGCGGCGGATGGTGGCTGAAGGATCATGTGATCTGGCGCAGGCCGGACGTCGTGTTCGGGCCGGCTGACGAATGGCTGGCCTTCGATGCGCCGCGCACCCTGCTGCCGACGGTGGAGGCCACCGTTGGGGGACGGACGGTGCGGGCGCTGATCGATTCCGGGGCGCAGTTCTCGGTCATCGACCGGGCCCTGTTCGCCGATCTGGGTTTGGCGCGGACCTTCGACATGCCGCTGCTGGCCTACGGCGTCGGGGGCGGGGCGCAGGTCGGCAAGGGGGTGACGCTGGATGTCGGACTGGGGGCGACACGCGTCGAGAACCTGAGGGCGGCGATCCTCGATCTGGGGCCGCTGGCGCGGGCGGACGGGCTGTCGACGCCGCTGATCCTGGGTCAGGACCTGCTGTCGCAGGGCCTGCTGGACATCGATGTGGAAAGGCGGCGGATGCGGTTCGTGGCGCGGGAAACGCCGCTGCCTGCCGATGTCATCGCCATCGAGGTGCGCAAGGTGGGCAAGGCCCTGGGGACCACGATCACGGTCGAAGGGGCGACGGTCGAGGCGATCGTCGACACGGGCGCCTCGGGCCTGCTGGCGCTGAGCCGCGAGTCGGCCCACGGCGCGGGTCTGCTGGATGGGCGGGATCAGGCGCGCGGGTCCAGCCTGGTGCTGGGCGGGGCCGTGGCCTCGACCCTGGTGGAGGCGCGGACGGTGACTTTCGGCGACCGGCTGTACGAGCGGGTTCAGACCGCGATCTATTCCGATGTAGCGGCCCCCGGATACCCCGCCGCCCTGATCGGGATGGAGGCGTTCGCAGGCCAGCGGATGATCGTGGACATGGGCGGCGGGCGGCTGCTGGCCTCGCGGGCGCTGGACCTGACCGTGGAGCGTCCGGTCAGGCGGCGTCGAGCGGCTCAGCCCGCGCGTTGATCCAGTCGGGCAGGTCCGCGATGGCGTCGAGCGCACCGTAGCGAGGGTGGTCCTCCGGCGCGTCGGCCAGTTCGTGGGCCCAGGTGACATGATAGGGGATGTGGACGGCAAAGGCCCCCGCCTCCAGCGCCGGCAGGACGTCAGACTTCATCGAATTGCCGGCCATGACGGCCTCGACCGCGCCCGTGCCGTGGCGGGCGAAGATGCGGTCATAGGTGCCGCGATCCTTTTCCGAGACGATCTCCACCGCCGCGAACAGGTCGCCGAGGCCGGACGCCGCTAGCTTGCGCTCCTGATCCAGCAGGTCGCCCTTGGTGATCAGGACCAGGCGGTAGCGTTCGGACAACCGCGCCAGGGCCTCGTCCACGCCGGGCAGGGTCTCGACCGGATGGGCCAGCATCTCTCTGCCCGCGGCCATGATCTCGCGGACCACGTGGGACGGGGCCTCGCCGTCGCACAACTCCATGGCCGTCTCGATCATCGACAGGGTGAAGCCCTTCACGCCGTAGCCATAGAGCCGCAGGTTCCGCCGCTCGACCTCGGCCAGCCGGGCCTCCATGACCTCGGCATCGGCGCGGTCACCCAGCAGGGCGATGAACCGCGCGTGGGTCAGACGAAAGATGGTCTCGTTGTGCCAGAGGGTATCATCGGCATCGAGACCGACGGTGGTGATCGGGGCCTTGGTCATGATCGGTGCTGTGACGTGCAGACGCACCCGACGCAAGACCGCTTGCGGCGCTGGCCTGACGGGAGCCCTGTGCGCCGATGAGCGAAGACGCGGCACCATCGGCAATCATCATCGGGGCCTCGGGCGGGATCGGCCGGGCAGTCGCAGATGCGGCCGGGGCGTCCGGGCGGTTCGCTGTCGTCCACCGGCTTTCGCGCTCGGGGACCGGATTCGACCTGGAGGACGAGGCCTCGATCGCGACGGCGGCGGCCGAGGTAGCGAAGGGTCCGGCACCGACCCTGGTGTTTGTTGCGACCGGCGTGCTGCATCACGGCGAGGCGCCCGAGCGGTCGTATCGGGCGATGACACCTGCGCATCTGTTGCGGGATTATCGGGTGAACACCGTCGGGCCGGCGCTGGTGGCCAAGCATTTCCTGCCTCTGTTGCCGCGTGATCGGCGGGCGGTGTTCGCGGCCCTGTCGGCGCGGGTGGGGTCGATCGGGGACAACCGGCTGGGCGGCTGGCACAGCTACCGCGCGTCCAAGGCTGCGCTGAACATGATCCTGAAAAACCTGTCGATCGAGATCGCGCGGTCGCATCCGCAGGCCGTGGTGGCGGGCCTGCATCCCGGGACGGTGGCGACCGACCTCAGCGCCCCGTTCCAGAAAGGGGTGGCGGAGGGAAGGCTGTTCGACGCGACCTATTCGGCGGAGCGGCTGCTGTCGGTCCTGGACGGATTGATGCCCGCCGACAGCGGCGGGGTCTTCGCCTGGGACGGGGCGCGGGTGCCCGAGTAGGGCGGGCGTTGACCCCAAGATCGGGGGTCTGTAGTCACGCCGCCGTTTGCGCGCCGGGATTCGGTGCTAAGGGACGCGCCATGACCACTCAACTTCTCCCCGGCTGCACCGGCGTGCTGGCCCTGGCCGACGGCACCATCCTGCAAGGCATCGGCGTGGGCGCGACCGGCACGGCGCTCGGCGAGGTCGTCTTCAACACGGCCATGACCGGCTATCAGGAAATCCTGACCGACCCGTCCTACATGAGCCAGATCC
Encoded proteins:
- a CDS encoding aspartyl protease family protein, whose translation is MNRRTLLVRLGLMGAAVGGGWWLKDHVIWRRPDVVFGPADEWLAFDAPRTLLPTVEATVGGRTVRALIDSGAQFSVIDRALFADLGLARTFDMPLLAYGVGGGAQVGKGVTLDVGLGATRVENLRAAILDLGPLARADGLSTPLILGQDLLSQGLLDIDVERRRMRFVARETPLPADVIAIEVRKVGKALGTTITVEGATVEAIVDTGASGLLALSRESAHGAGLLDGRDQARGSSLVLGGAVASTLVEARTVTFGDRLYERVQTAIYSDVAAPGYPAALIGMEAFAGQRMIVDMGGGRLLASRALDLTVERPVRRRRAAQPAR
- a CDS encoding SDR family NAD(P)-dependent oxidoreductase — its product is MSEDAAPSAIIIGASGGIGRAVADAAGASGRFAVVHRLSRSGTGFDLEDEASIATAAAEVAKGPAPTLVFVATGVLHHGEAPERSYRAMTPAHLLRDYRVNTVGPALVAKHFLPLLPRDRRAVFAALSARVGSIGDNRLGGWHSYRASKAALNMILKNLSIEIARSHPQAVVAGLHPGTVATDLSAPFQKGVAEGRLFDATYSAERLLSVLDGLMPADSGGVFAWDGARVPE
- the thrC gene encoding threonine synthase; the encoded protein is MTQSPDTYVSTRGDTTPTDFAEALLRGMAPDGGLYMPTAWPTLNPSAWAPGQTYAAIASAAMAPYVGNALPDGALDRALAKLVAGFDHPDVTPLVQLEDDLWLLELFHGPTAAFKDLAMQLAASLADEALAASGERLTLVTATSGDTGAAAVNAFANKARIDLIVLHPLDRVSPVQRRQMTTVDADNVLNLAVHGDFDDCQRLVKGLLSEESLRERGRFSSVNSINWARLAGQIPYYVSAVAQMAAQGETRAPTFVVPTGNFGDAFAGIAARKMGLPIAGFVAAVNQNDALARAINDGLYARKAAVETASVSMDVQAPSNFERLVYEASGRDAGTTRAVFETFARDGSVTLSAALLSALRAEVSAVSVDEATTRTEIAHAYSAYGRVVCPHTAVALHAARSQTRGTGPIVALSTAHAAKFGKDVAPVLGFDPDPPRVIRELGDRPERLTIIEGTPEAALAAVRGFRA
- the thrB gene encoding homoserine kinase translates to MAVFTPVSDDQARAFVAAYPAVGEFRSLHAIAEGVENTNFRLETSAGRFVLTLFEGRTDAASLPFCLGFTDHLGQAGFPAARPLRDRDGEWIGVLNGRPAAIVEWLPGAWLRTPSSEDQAAAGAMLARLHLAGASFEGRRVNPVGRAAWRALADRCAKGLQGRPRGEDLSILIGVEAALARIGDPFTDDLPTGAIHADYFPDNVLFEDGAVSGVIDFYFGCTGPLAYDLAIALSAWAFDGEGRPIAGAAEAFRRAYETVRPLTRAEALALPGLGEAAAVRFTLTRLHDRIFHDPTKLVTPKDPQAFFRRVDWWRVAEAA
- a CDS encoding HAD family hydrolase codes for the protein MTKAPITTVGLDADDTLWHNETIFRLTHARFIALLGDRADAEVMEARLAEVERRNLRLYGYGVKGFTLSMIETAMELCDGEAPSHVVREIMAAGREMLAHPVETLPGVDEALARLSERYRLVLITKGDLLDQERKLAASGLGDLFAAVEIVSEKDRGTYDRIFARHGTGAVEAVMAGNSMKSDVLPALEAGAFAVHIPYHVTWAHELADAPEDHPRYGALDAIADLPDWINARAEPLDAA